One genomic region from Bradyrhizobium icense encodes:
- a CDS encoding oxygenase MpaB family protein, whose translation MVSESDLDVTLDVVRAGAAGPAEGIFGPASMTWRIDREAVIFLGAGRALLLQLAHPWVAAAVAEHSRTFADPVGRFHRTFELMFTMVFGSLDGATAAARRLHRRHAMISGVLPEAIGPFAQGSSYYANDIAALRWVHATLVETAAIAHDLVLPPLPPEEREQYWAESRLFGSLFGLKPADLPADWSSFTDYNAAMARSDTLSVSPAARDVAHHIFTGARRWLRPPRWYLALSVQMLPERLRTGFGFDVDERDRRAADRALKWTRRVYPHLPTRIRYVGPYHEAQARLQGKPRLELATRWLNRAWTGRPRLDDSRKK comes from the coding sequence TTGGTCTCGGAAAGCGATCTAGACGTTACTCTCGATGTCGTCAGGGCCGGCGCCGCCGGGCCTGCGGAGGGTATTTTTGGTCCGGCGTCGATGACGTGGCGGATCGACAGGGAAGCCGTCATCTTTCTGGGAGCCGGGCGCGCCTTGCTGCTTCAACTGGCGCATCCCTGGGTCGCGGCTGCGGTTGCCGAGCACTCGCGCACCTTTGCCGATCCAGTCGGCCGCTTTCATCGAACCTTCGAGCTGATGTTTACGATGGTGTTCGGTTCGCTCGACGGCGCGACTGCCGCGGCCCGGCGTCTGCATCGGCGGCACGCGATGATCTCCGGCGTGTTGCCCGAGGCGATCGGCCCGTTCGCCCAAGGCTCTTCCTACTATGCCAACGACATCGCCGCGCTGCGCTGGGTTCACGCCACCCTCGTCGAAACCGCCGCCATCGCGCACGACCTCGTCTTGCCTCCGCTCCCGCCCGAAGAGCGCGAGCAATATTGGGCCGAAAGCCGGCTGTTCGGCTCACTGTTCGGGCTGAAACCTGCGGACCTGCCAGCGGATTGGTCATCCTTCACCGACTACAACGCTGCGATGGCTCGATCGGATACCTTGTCCGTCAGCCCTGCGGCGCGTGACGTGGCCCACCACATCTTCACCGGCGCACGCAGGTGGCTGCGCCCGCCGCGGTGGTACCTGGCCCTGAGCGTGCAGATGTTGCCGGAGCGGCTGCGCACAGGCTTTGGCTTCGACGTCGACGAGCGCGATAGGAGAGCCGCGGACCGCGCGCTCAAATGGACTCGGCGCGTGTACCCCCATCTGCCGACCCGCATCCGCTACGTCGGCCCTTATCACGAGGCCCAGGCGCGCCTGCAGGGAAAGCCGCGGCTCGAGCTGGCTACCCGGTGGCTCAATCGGGCGTGGACCGGACGACCGCGGCTGGATGATAGTCGGAAGAAGTGA
- the phnD gene encoding phosphate/phosphite/phosphonate ABC transporter substrate-binding protein, giving the protein MIQRRNFLVGSAAAGLCALAAPVFAADKTSPDKLRIALLPDENASTIIQNAQPLKRYLEEVLKKPVEIIVTTDYSSMIEAMRFGRIEVGYFGPFSYVLAKSKAPDIEPFGVGVEKGKPNYQSILIATADGPVKELADIKGKPFAFGDRASTSSHLAPRALLARQGLIGDADYKVVHLGQHDAVARAVAAGQVPAGALSEQIYRVLVETKKIDPTRIRQLALSEPIPNYPLTVQGFLKPELKDAIKRAFLDLKDPTILKLFRVEAIATATDKDYDVLRDMAKVLQLDVAKL; this is encoded by the coding sequence ATGATACAACGCCGCAATTTTCTTGTCGGCTCGGCCGCGGCCGGCCTCTGCGCGCTCGCCGCTCCGGTATTTGCCGCCGACAAGACCAGCCCCGACAAGCTGCGGATCGCGCTGTTGCCGGACGAGAACGCATCGACGATCATTCAGAATGCACAGCCGCTCAAGAGGTATCTCGAGGAAGTGCTGAAGAAGCCCGTCGAGATCATCGTCACCACCGACTATTCGTCGATGATCGAGGCGATGCGGTTCGGCCGCATCGAGGTCGGCTATTTCGGTCCGTTCTCCTACGTGCTTGCCAAGTCGAAGGCACCCGACATCGAGCCCTTCGGTGTCGGTGTCGAAAAGGGCAAGCCCAACTACCAGTCGATCCTGATCGCCACCGCGGATGGCCCGGTAAAGGAACTGGCCGACATCAAGGGCAAGCCGTTCGCATTCGGCGACAGGGCTTCCACGTCGAGCCATCTTGCGCCGCGGGCCCTTCTCGCCAGGCAGGGGCTGATCGGCGATGCAGACTACAAGGTTGTCCATCTCGGCCAGCACGATGCGGTCGCGCGGGCCGTCGCGGCCGGGCAGGTGCCAGCCGGCGCTCTCTCGGAGCAGATTTATCGCGTCTTGGTCGAGACCAAGAAAATCGATCCGACCAGGATCCGGCAGCTCGCATTGTCCGAACCCATTCCGAACTACCCGCTAACGGTGCAAGGTTTTCTGAAACCCGAACTCAAGGACGCCATCAAGCGGGCGTTCCTGGACTTGAAGGACCCCACCATCCTCAAGCTATTCCGCGTTGAAGCCATCGCGACCGCAACCGACAAGGATTACGACGTGTTGCGCGACATGGCGAAAGTGCTCCAGCTCGACGTAGCCAAGCTGTAA
- a CDS encoding peptide ABC transporter substrate-binding protein: MKERELRDLIADVKTGRLSRRAFVQRMIAAGLSAPMAGMMLSQSGVAMAATALPYKPTKAGGGGVLKLMYWQAVTLLNPHFAVGTKDQEGSRIFYEPLAGWDGDGNLVPILAAEIPSKANEGLSEDGRSVVWKLKRGVKWHDGMPFTADDVVFNWEYAKTPDTAAVSIASYKDITVEKIDDLTVRLTFAKPTPFWANAFVGNYGMIIPKHLFKDYVGVRSREAPNNLKPVGTGPYLFVDFTPGDMLRARINPNYHVASRPHFDEVEVKGGGDAVSAARAVLQTGEYDYAWNMQVEDQILLKMEAVGKGKISITPSGNVEFIQLNSTDPAVEVDGERASIKTRHPLFSDPAVRQAINLLIDRASIEKHIYGRTALATANFLNNPERFRSKNTKFEFNIEKANQILEAAGWKKGGDGIRAKDGKPLKFVFQTSINAPRQKTQAIIKQACQKAGIEVELKAVLGSVFFSSDTANPDTYTHFYCDAQMYNTTMPQADPQLFMNQYVSWQVASKENKWQGRNVSRWQNKEYDEIYKQVEQELDAVKRAALFIKLNDLVVKDNYIQPIISRTRVAALGGKLTAHISGWDNDLWQLASWYREA, from the coding sequence ATGAAAGAACGGGAACTTCGAGACCTGATTGCGGACGTCAAGACCGGCCGGCTGTCGCGGCGGGCCTTTGTCCAGCGAATGATCGCCGCAGGCCTTTCGGCGCCGATGGCCGGGATGATGCTGAGCCAGTCCGGAGTCGCGATGGCCGCGACCGCGCTTCCCTACAAGCCGACCAAGGCCGGCGGCGGCGGTGTGCTGAAACTGATGTACTGGCAGGCGGTGACCCTGCTCAATCCGCATTTCGCCGTCGGCACCAAGGACCAGGAAGGCTCCCGGATCTTCTACGAGCCGCTGGCAGGATGGGACGGCGACGGCAACCTGGTTCCGATCCTCGCTGCCGAGATTCCGAGCAAGGCGAATGAGGGATTGTCCGAGGACGGCCGCTCGGTGGTCTGGAAGCTGAAACGCGGCGTCAAATGGCATGACGGCATGCCGTTCACGGCCGACGACGTCGTCTTCAACTGGGAATATGCCAAAACGCCGGATACCGCGGCGGTCTCGATCGCCAGCTACAAGGACATCACGGTCGAGAAGATCGACGACCTCACCGTCCGCCTCACCTTCGCCAAGCCGACGCCGTTCTGGGCCAATGCTTTTGTCGGCAACTACGGCATGATCATCCCAAAACACCTGTTCAAGGATTACGTCGGCGTCAGGTCGCGCGAGGCGCCGAACAATCTGAAGCCGGTCGGCACCGGCCCTTATCTGTTCGTGGATTTCACGCCGGGCGACATGCTCCGCGCCAGGATCAATCCCAACTACCACGTCGCCAGCCGGCCGCATTTCGATGAGGTGGAGGTCAAGGGCGGTGGCGACGCGGTGTCGGCGGCGCGCGCGGTGCTGCAGACCGGCGAATATGACTATGCCTGGAACATGCAGGTCGAAGACCAGATCCTGCTGAAGATGGAAGCCGTCGGAAAGGGCAAAATCAGCATCACGCCATCGGGCAATGTCGAATTCATACAGCTCAACTCGACCGATCCCGCGGTCGAGGTCGACGGCGAGCGCGCCAGCATCAAGACCAGGCATCCGCTGTTCAGCGATCCGGCGGTGCGCCAGGCCATCAATCTCCTGATCGATCGCGCGTCGATCGAGAAACACATCTATGGGCGCACGGCGCTGGCTACCGCGAACTTCCTCAACAATCCGGAACGCTTCCGGTCGAAGAATACCAAATTCGAATTCAACATCGAAAAAGCCAACCAGATCCTCGAGGCCGCCGGCTGGAAAAAGGGCGGCGACGGCATTCGCGCCAAGGACGGCAAGCCGCTGAAGTTCGTGTTCCAGACCTCCATCAATGCGCCCAGGCAGAAGACCCAGGCCATCATCAAGCAGGCGTGCCAGAAAGCGGGCATCGAGGTCGAACTGAAGGCGGTGTTGGGATCGGTGTTCTTTTCCTCCGACACGGCCAATCCCGACACTTACACGCATTTCTATTGCGATGCGCAGATGTACAACACCACCATGCCGCAGGCCGACCCGCAGCTCTTCATGAACCAGTATGTGTCGTGGCAGGTGGCGAGCAAGGAAAACAAGTGGCAGGGACGCAACGTCTCGCGCTGGCAAAACAAGGAATACGACGAGATCTACAAGCAGGTCGAACAGGAGCTCGACGCGGTGAAGCGCGCGGCTTTGTTCATCAAGCTCAACGACCTCGTCGTGAAAGACAATTACATCCAGCCCATCATCTCCCGGACCCGGGTCGCAGCGCTCGGCGGCAAGCTGACCGCGCATATCTCGGGCTGGGACAATGATTTGTGGCAACTCGCGAGCTGGTACAGGGAGGCGTGA
- a CDS encoding YybH family protein, producing MTVTEPAQMNEAFAQAFNSRNIDNLLALYEMDAVLRVDGSERSLIGQDAIAGELRRLLQAPGTMTSSNNFCIQHGDVALLRADWELRAQDGSIVASGSSAELVRRQSDGTWRYVIDHAAGASLPRVIQVEGLSWELR from the coding sequence ATGACCGTGACTGAGCCAGCCCAGATGAATGAGGCATTCGCTCAAGCCTTCAACAGCCGTAACATAGACAATCTGCTCGCGCTTTACGAGATGGATGCCGTCCTGCGCGTGGATGGAAGCGAACGAAGTCTGATAGGGCAGGACGCGATCGCTGGTGAGTTGCGGCGTCTGCTGCAAGCGCCCGGCACGATGACGTCGAGCAATAACTTTTGCATCCAGCACGGTGATGTCGCGCTGCTGCGTGCCGATTGGGAACTGCGCGCCCAGGACGGCTCCATCGTGGCTTCCGGCAGCTCGGCCGAGTTGGTCCGCCGCCAGTCCGATGGCACCTGGCGCTACGTCATCGACCACGCAGCGGGCGCCTCCCTGCCGCGCGTCATCCAAGTGGAAGGGCTATCATGGGAATTACGGTGA
- a CDS encoding peptidoglycan-binding domain-containing protein yields MAQIGRSTDPSTADNRDDVAGSEVASFRYNNPGAQYPSARAARFGQTGYGIIGGGHKIARFPSPVNGAASNFDLLSRSYVGMRIGEAGTKWTGAHGFGVPGYNPNAILTKEMVDDPVQAIALLKAIAGRESGKGNNLTEEQWRQAHRMYKAGSADAFFDGLPAVAVAQPPANGVPSGAGLVQRARPHIGEQYVNTQVPKDDPHWHGPWDCAEFVSWLVYQEAGTLYGCVDHTALPAKADAYTGAWKADLERLGKRVSVEEAAATVGGIVLRYPPGPGKMGHIAVCDGNGGTIEAKGRRYGVVADTVHGRGWHTGILIPGISYDNAAPIKVNPPAIIYEVGAPNMNMAVVTRIQAALAAKGFDPGLIDGEFGLNTQAAVLRFQEAEGMVVDGAVGPETAAALGVSLGAEAAMPGVAVAETGTAAGAPALDLQQLLPLILMLLSKEKPMAADPAKPGQGLELLLPLILQSALTGKQLDIAQLLTVLATGKPVAVPAVTPIANAPVLAQPVNTVPAPVVSQPATPQQPGAAAPVDLITVLMPLLYERLTGKPLPGTEKPDKPAEPLAPAMSRPSVQLSAGMLGIVTLLQSAGILNLPFNLGAIAGQAPSTTAPVSGSTMATLIPIITGVIGATGGFGALGGIASKLLGGLFSAFGKK; encoded by the coding sequence ATGGCTCAAATCGGCAGGTCTACCGACCCTTCAACGGCTGACAACCGCGACGACGTCGCAGGCAGCGAGGTCGCTTCGTTCCGCTACAACAATCCCGGCGCTCAATATCCGAGCGCGCGCGCCGCGCGCTTCGGCCAGACCGGCTATGGCATCATCGGCGGCGGCCACAAGATCGCACGGTTTCCCTCGCCGGTGAACGGCGCCGCCTCGAACTTCGACCTGTTGTCGCGCAGCTATGTCGGCATGCGGATCGGCGAGGCCGGAACGAAGTGGACTGGCGCCCACGGTTTCGGCGTGCCTGGCTATAACCCGAACGCCATCCTGACAAAGGAGATGGTCGACGATCCCGTGCAGGCCATTGCCCTGCTGAAAGCCATCGCCGGCCGCGAGTCGGGCAAAGGCAATAACCTGACCGAAGAGCAGTGGCGTCAGGCCCATCGCATGTACAAGGCCGGCAGCGCCGACGCCTTCTTCGACGGTCTGCCTGCTGTAGCCGTTGCCCAGCCGCCCGCGAACGGTGTGCCCTCGGGTGCGGGACTGGTGCAGCGCGCCCGCCCGCATATCGGCGAGCAATACGTCAACACCCAGGTGCCGAAGGACGATCCGCATTGGCATGGCCCGTGGGACTGTGCCGAGTTCGTTTCATGGCTGGTCTATCAGGAAGCCGGCACGCTTTACGGCTGCGTCGACCACACGGCGCTGCCTGCCAAGGCCGATGCCTATACCGGCGCATGGAAGGCTGACCTTGAGCGGCTCGGCAAACGCGTTTCGGTGGAGGAGGCGGCAGCGACTGTCGGTGGCATCGTGCTCCGCTATCCGCCGGGTCCGGGCAAGATGGGCCACATCGCAGTATGCGACGGCAACGGCGGCACCATCGAGGCAAAGGGACGGCGTTACGGCGTGGTGGCCGACACGGTGCATGGCCGCGGCTGGCACACCGGCATCCTGATTCCCGGCATCTCCTACGACAATGCCGCGCCGATCAAGGTCAACCCGCCAGCCATCATCTACGAGGTCGGTGCGCCGAACATGAACATGGCCGTTGTCACGCGCATCCAGGCGGCGCTGGCCGCCAAAGGCTTCGATCCCGGCCTGATCGACGGCGAGTTCGGATTAAACACGCAAGCCGCCGTGCTGCGTTTCCAGGAAGCCGAGGGCATGGTCGTCGATGGCGCGGTGGGGCCGGAGACGGCGGCGGCGCTCGGCGTCTCGCTCGGGGCCGAAGCCGCAATGCCTGGCGTCGCCGTGGCGGAGACGGGTACTGCCGCTGGCGCTCCGGCCCTCGACCTGCAGCAACTGCTTCCGCTCATTCTCATGTTGCTATCGAAGGAGAAACCGATGGCCGCCGATCCTGCCAAGCCGGGCCAAGGCCTCGAACTGCTGCTGCCGCTGATTCTGCAGTCGGCGCTCACCGGCAAGCAACTCGACATCGCGCAGCTTCTTACCGTGCTTGCGACCGGCAAGCCCGTTGCGGTGCCGGCGGTGACGCCGATCGCGAACGCGCCGGTGCTCGCGCAACCGGTCAACACCGTCCCGGCGCCGGTCGTCTCGCAACCGGCAACGCCGCAACAGCCTGGCGCCGCTGCGCCGGTCGATCTCATCACCGTGCTGATGCCGCTGCTCTACGAGCGGCTGACCGGCAAGCCGCTTCCAGGCACCGAAAAACCGGATAAGCCTGCCGAGCCGCTGGCGCCGGCGATGTCGCGGCCGAGCGTGCAGCTTTCTGCCGGCATGCTCGGTATCGTCACCCTGCTGCAGTCGGCGGGCATTCTCAATCTGCCCTTCAATCTTGGAGCGATCGCCGGTCAGGCGCCAAGCACAACCGCGCCGGTTTCCGGCTCGACGATGGCAACGTTGATTCCGATTATCACCGGCGTGATCGGCGCCACCGGCGGCTTCGGCGCGCTGGGTGGAATTGCATCGAAGCTGCTGGGTGGACTGTTCAGCGCGTTCGGGAAGAAGTGA
- a CDS encoding DUF3592 domain-containing protein, producing MLLLLGAGFSVWGTKAWLARAVETQGTVIEMLRVRDSENKGYLFTPIVRFDTIDGRTVEFQSGLRTNPPLYRTGQEVSVVYDPGVPESAAVRDVLSLWMMPIILAFIGSIFLTVATAMIVLIKRVSRAFDQAPHVIDVASPPRRGTALNRSHS from the coding sequence GTGCTGCTGCTGCTCGGCGCGGGCTTTAGCGTCTGGGGCACGAAAGCGTGGCTCGCCCGCGCCGTTGAAACACAGGGTACCGTGATCGAGATGCTGCGCGTGCGCGACAGCGAGAACAAGGGCTATCTCTTTACGCCAATTGTGCGTTTCGACACCATTGACGGCAGGACCGTCGAATTCCAGTCCGGCCTGCGAACCAATCCGCCCCTTTACCGCACCGGACAGGAAGTGTCTGTTGTTTACGATCCCGGCGTGCCGGAATCGGCCGCCGTCCGGGACGTGCTGTCGCTTTGGATGATGCCGATCATCCTGGCTTTCATCGGGTCGATCTTCCTGACCGTCGCGACCGCCATGATCGTGCTGATCAAGCGGGTGTCGCGGGCTTTCGACCAAGCACCGCACGTCATTGATGTAGCCAGTCCGCCAAGGCGTGGCACTGCGCTCAACAGGTCACATTCATGA
- a CDS encoding winged helix-turn-helix transcriptional regulator, translating into MLWHLKDGPKRHGELAELLPGVSPKVLSERLDGLENRGLVLRAPTVAFPRRVTYSLSLKGTELLSILDRLELWSRRDHRAAARSPDQTS; encoded by the coding sequence GTGCTCTGGCACCTGAAAGACGGCCCGAAACGGCACGGAGAGCTGGCGGAGCTTCTACCGGGCGTATCTCCGAAGGTGCTTTCTGAGCGTCTGGATGGGCTTGAAAATCGAGGCTTGGTGCTGCGCGCCCCAACCGTTGCGTTCCCACGGCGCGTGACCTACTCGCTCTCGCTCAAGGGCACCGAGCTCCTAAGCATCCTCGATCGGCTTGAGCTTTGGTCACGCCGGGATCATCGAGCGGCTGCTCGATCGCCTGACCAGACAAGCTGA
- a CDS encoding caspase family protein codes for MAYLLALAILLPVASASMAAPSDNRAKLWDTCRNNGGEAGLAACMTIINTRGIPARERANAYYNRCYHYILGHDYRNALANCDRSLEENPSFVDAWMNRSTIRSGLGQFDLAIKDATQAFALANNNSDRAGALRNRAAAFVRRGNIAESRADLDQAARLQPGDVYNFINRADFLLQLGSPDEALRQVARARATRATSNFSQPKMYSDIGVLHSKALVALKRYSEALPVLDALIKIDPNNAEAFALKSVASARTNNVAAARDALSTARRLPLSSPDAADVFREAEQLLRELDSAMAPRPEDPAQPARERSNRIALVIGNGAYQNVTPLTNAGRDAEALAAEFDALGFRKVTLLRDVTREQMFAALRAFAKEAEMSDWAVIYFAGHGLEMGGVNWLAPVDAQFKTDRDVRLEAVSIDELSAAIEGARGLRLIVLDACRDNPFAPQMRFTNSTRSLGTGLARVEPEGGTMVAYAAKAGQVAHDGDDGNSPFMKALLKRLKQPGLEISMLFRFVRDDVMAATGRQQEPFVYGSLPSEPFYFRTAATVSR; via the coding sequence GTGGCGTACTTGCTCGCGCTGGCCATACTGCTGCCTGTCGCCAGCGCATCGATGGCCGCACCTTCCGACAATCGCGCAAAGCTATGGGACACCTGCCGCAATAATGGCGGCGAGGCCGGGCTGGCCGCCTGCATGACGATCATCAACACGCGCGGCATACCGGCGCGCGAGCGCGCGAACGCGTATTACAATCGGTGCTACCATTACATCCTGGGGCACGACTATCGGAATGCACTGGCGAACTGCGATAGATCGCTTGAAGAGAATCCGTCGTTCGTCGACGCTTGGATGAACCGGAGCACGATCCGCAGTGGTCTCGGCCAATTTGATCTTGCCATTAAGGACGCCACCCAGGCGTTCGCCCTGGCGAACAACAATTCGGACCGCGCCGGCGCGCTGCGCAACCGCGCCGCAGCCTTCGTCCGGCGTGGGAACATCGCGGAGAGCCGGGCCGACCTCGACCAGGCGGCCAGGCTGCAACCGGGCGACGTCTACAATTTCATTAACCGGGCGGACTTTCTGCTGCAGCTCGGCAGTCCCGATGAAGCTCTGCGACAGGTTGCGCGGGCTCGCGCCACCCGCGCCACCAGCAACTTTTCGCAGCCGAAGATGTACTCCGACATTGGCGTGCTACACAGCAAGGCCCTCGTGGCGCTGAAACGCTATTCGGAAGCCCTTCCTGTGCTGGACGCGCTGATCAAGATCGATCCGAACAACGCCGAAGCATTTGCACTCAAGAGCGTGGCATCGGCCCGAACGAACAATGTCGCGGCCGCGCGGGATGCGCTGTCCACCGCGCGCCGGCTGCCGCTGTCCAGCCCTGACGCCGCCGACGTGTTCCGCGAGGCGGAGCAGCTTCTGCGCGAACTGGACAGCGCCATGGCTCCGCGCCCTGAAGATCCGGCGCAGCCGGCACGGGAGCGGAGCAATCGGATCGCGCTGGTAATCGGCAACGGCGCCTATCAGAATGTAACGCCGCTCACGAACGCCGGCCGCGACGCCGAAGCGTTGGCGGCGGAATTCGATGCGCTCGGCTTCCGCAAGGTGACGCTGCTGCGCGACGTGACGCGTGAGCAAATGTTTGCAGCCCTGCGCGCGTTCGCGAAGGAAGCCGAAATGTCCGATTGGGCCGTAATCTATTTTGCCGGCCATGGGCTCGAGATGGGCGGCGTCAACTGGCTCGCGCCTGTTGATGCGCAGTTCAAGACCGACCGCGACGTGCGCCTCGAAGCGGTGTCGATCGACGAACTGAGCGCGGCAATCGAAGGCGCTCGAGGACTGCGTCTCATCGTGCTGGATGCATGCCGCGACAATCCGTTTGCGCCGCAGATGCGCTTCACCAACAGCACGCGTTCGCTCGGAACGGGGCTGGCACGGGTGGAGCCCGAGGGCGGGACCATGGTCGCCTATGCGGCGAAGGCTGGTCAGGTGGCGCATGACGGCGACGACGGCAACAGCCCATTCATGAAGGCGCTGCTCAAGCGGCTGAAGCAGCCGGGCTTGGAAATTTCCATGCTTTTCCGCTTCGTGCGCGATGACGTAATGGCCGCAACCGGTCGGCAGCAGGAGCCATTCGTGTACGGCTCGCTTCCGAGCGAACCATTTTATTTCCGCACAGCCGCGACGGTTTCCCGGTGA